One segment of Haemophilus influenzae DNA contains the following:
- the rpoB gene encoding DNA-directed RNA polymerase subunit beta, producing MGYSYSEKKRIRKDFGKRPQVLNVPYLLTIQLDSFDKFIQKDPEGQQGLEAAFRSVFPIVSNNGYTELQYVDYRLEEPEFDVRECQIRGSTYAAGLRVKLRLVSYDKESSSRAVKDIKENEVYMGEIPLMTDNGTFVINGTERVIVSQLHRSPGVFFDSDKGKTHSSGKVLYNARIIPYRGSWLDFEFDPKDNLFARIDRRRKLPATIILRALGYTTEEILNLFFDKITFEIASDKLLMTLVPERLRGETASFDIEANGKVYVERGRRITARHIKALEKDNISQVVVPSEYILGKVASKDYVDLESGEIICPANGEISLETLAKLAQAGYTTIETLFTNDLDYGPYISETLRVDPTYDKTSALYEIYRMMRPGEPPTPESSEALFNNLFFSAERYDLSAVGRMKFNRSLAFPEGEGAGILSNKDIIAVMRKLIDIRNGRGEVDDIDHLGNRRIRSVGEMAENQFRIGLVRVERAVKERLSLGDLDAITPQDLINPKPISAAVKEFFGSSQLSQFMDQNNPLSEVTHKRRISALGPGGLTRERAGFEVRDVHNTHYGRLCPIETPEGPNIGLINSLSAFARTNDYGFLETPYRKVVDGQVTEEIEYLSAIDEANYIIAQANSNLDENNRFTDAFVTARGERGESGLYKPEDIHYMDVSTQQVVSVAAALIPFLEHDDANRALMGANMQRQAVPTLRADKPLVGTGMEKPIALDSGVAVVAKRGGTVQYVDASRIVIKVNEDETIAGEAGIDIYNLIKYTRSNQNTCINQIPCVNLGDPINRGEVLADGPSTDLGELALGQNIRVAFMPWNGYNFEDSMLVSERVVQQDRFTTIHIQELSCVARDTKLGSEEITADIPNVGESALSKLDESGIVYVGAEVKGGDILVGKVTPKGETQLTPEEKLLRAIFGEKASDVKDSSLRVPNGTSGTVIDVQVFTRDGVEKDKRALEIEEMQLREAKKDLTEELEILEAGLFARVRNLLISSGADAVQLDKVERTKWLEQTIADEEKQNQLEQLAEQYEELRKEFEHKLEVKRKKIIKGDDLAPGVLKVVKVYLAVKRQIQPGDKMAGRHGNKGVISKINPVEDMPYDENGQPVEIVLNPLGVPSRMNIGQILETHLGLAAKGIGDQINAMLKQKQEVEKLRSYIQKAYDLLGNGSQKVDLSTFTDEEVLRLAGNLRKGLPVATPVFDGADEAEIKELLKLGGLPTSGQITLYDGRTGEKFERPVTVGYMYMLKLNHLVDDKMHARSTGSYSLVTQQPLGGKAQFGGQRFGEMEVWALEAYGAAYTLQEMLTVKSDDVNGRTKMYKNIVSGNQHMDPGTPESFNVIMKEIRSLGLNIELDEE from the coding sequence ATGGGTTACTCCTATTCTGAAAAAAAACGAATTCGTAAAGATTTCGGTAAACGTCCGCAAGTTTTAAATGTTCCTTATTTATTAACCATTCAGTTGGATTCTTTTGATAAATTTATTCAAAAAGATCCTGAAGGTCAGCAAGGTTTAGAAGCGGCATTCCGTTCTGTATTCCCTATTGTAAGCAATAATGGCTACACAGAATTACAATATGTAGATTATCGTTTAGAAGAACCTGAATTTGATGTACGTGAGTGCCAAATTCGTGGATCAACTTATGCAGCAGGCTTACGTGTAAAATTACGTTTAGTGAGCTACGATAAAGAATCTTCTTCACGCGCAGTTAAAGATATTAAAGAAAATGAAGTTTATATGGGGGAAATCCCATTAATGACGGATAACGGTACTTTCGTAATTAATGGTACCGAGCGTGTTATCGTTTCACAATTACACCGTAGTCCAGGCGTATTCTTCGATTCTGACAAAGGTAAGACCCATTCTTCAGGTAAAGTGCTTTATAACGCACGTATTATTCCTTACCGTGGTTCTTGGTTAGATTTTGAATTTGATCCAAAAGATAACTTATTTGCACGTATTGACCGTCGCCGTAAATTACCGGCAACAATCATTCTTCGTGCATTAGGTTACACCACTGAAGAAATCTTAAATCTATTCTTTGATAAAATTACCTTTGAGATCGCTAGCGATAAATTATTAATGACTTTAGTGCCAGAACGTTTACGTGGTGAAACAGCTTCTTTTGATATTGAAGCAAATGGCAAAGTTTATGTTGAACGTGGTCGTCGTATTACCGCACGTCATATCAAAGCATTAGAAAAAGATAATATCTCACAAGTGGTTGTGCCTTCTGAATATATTTTAGGTAAAGTTGCATCTAAAGATTATGTTGATTTAGAGTCTGGCGAAATTATTTGTCCTGCAAATGGCGAAATTTCGTTAGAAACCCTCGCAAAATTAGCACAAGCTGGTTACACCACGATCGAAACTCTATTTACTAACGATTTAGATTATGGCCCATATATTTCTGAAACGCTACGTGTCGATCCTACTTATGATAAAACCAGTGCGCTTTACGAAATTTATCGTATGATGCGTCCGGGCGAGCCGCCAACACCAGAATCTTCAGAAGCGTTATTCAATAATTTATTCTTCTCTGCAGAACGTTATGATTTATCTGCAGTAGGTCGTATGAAATTTAACCGTTCTTTAGCTTTTCCAGAAGGGGAAGGTGCAGGTATTTTAAGCAATAAAGATATTATTGCGGTAATGCGTAAATTGATTGACATCCGTAATGGTCGTGGCGAAGTAGACGATATTGACCATTTGGGTAACCGTCGTATCCGTAGCGTGGGCGAAATGGCTGAAAACCAATTCCGTATCGGTTTAGTGCGTGTTGAAAGAGCGGTCAAAGAACGTCTATCTTTAGGCGATTTAGATGCAATCACGCCACAAGACTTAATTAACCCGAAACCGATTTCTGCGGCAGTAAAAGAATTCTTTGGTTCTTCACAGCTTTCGCAATTTATGGATCAAAACAACCCATTGTCAGAAGTGACACACAAACGTCGTATTTCTGCATTAGGTCCGGGTGGTTTAACGCGTGAGCGCGCAGGCTTTGAAGTGCGTGACGTACATAATACTCACTATGGTCGTTTATGTCCGATTGAAACCCCTGAAGGTCCAAACATCGGTTTGATCAACTCACTTTCTGCGTTTGCACGTACTAATGATTATGGTTTCTTAGAAACACCATATCGTAAAGTGGTTGATGGTCAAGTTACTGAAGAAATTGAATATTTATCTGCAATTGATGAAGCAAACTATATCATCGCACAGGCAAACTCAAACTTAGACGAAAATAACCGCTTTACAGATGCATTTGTTACTGCTCGTGGCGAACGTGGCGAATCTGGTTTATATAAACCTGAAGATATTCACTATATGGACGTTTCGACACAACAAGTAGTATCTGTTGCGGCTGCATTAATTCCATTCCTTGAGCATGACGATGCGAACCGTGCGTTGATGGGGGCGAACATGCAACGTCAAGCAGTTCCAACATTACGTGCGGACAAACCATTAGTTGGTACAGGTATGGAAAAACCAATTGCACTTGACTCAGGTGTTGCGGTTGTTGCAAAACGTGGTGGTACAGTTCAGTACGTCGATGCGTCTCGTATCGTGATTAAAGTAAATGAAGACGAAACCATTGCAGGCGAAGCAGGTATTGATATTTATAACTTAATCAAATATACCCGCTCTAACCAAAATACTTGTATTAACCAAATTCCTTGTGTGAATTTAGGCGATCCAATTAATCGTGGCGAAGTATTAGCAGATGGCCCTTCAACGGATTTAGGGGAACTTGCATTAGGTCAAAACATTCGTGTGGCGTTTATGCCTTGGAATGGTTATAACTTTGAAGACTCAATGTTAGTTTCTGAACGTGTTGTTCAACAAGACCGTTTTACTACAATTCACATTCAAGAGTTATCTTGTGTTGCCCGTGATACTAAATTAGGTTCAGAAGAAATTACGGCAGATATTCCAAACGTAGGGGAGTCTGCATTAAGTAAACTTGATGAATCTGGTATCGTTTATGTCGGTGCTGAGGTTAAAGGTGGCGACATCTTAGTAGGTAAAGTAACCCCTAAAGGCGAAACGCAATTAACCCCAGAAGAAAAACTTTTACGTGCAATCTTTGGGGAAAAAGCTTCTGATGTGAAAGATTCTTCATTACGCGTGCCAAATGGTACATCAGGTACGGTTATTGATGTTCAAGTCTTCACTCGTGATGGCGTAGAAAAAGATAAACGTGCATTAGAAATCGAAGAAATGCAACTTCGTGAAGCGAAAAAAGATTTAACTGAAGAGTTAGAGATTTTAGAAGCTGGTTTATTTGCTCGTGTGCGTAATCTTCTTATTTCTAGTGGTGCTGATGCAGTGCAATTAGATAAAGTAGAGCGTACTAAATGGTTAGAACAAACCATTGCAGATGAAGAAAAACAAAATCAATTAGAACAGCTTGCTGAGCAATACGAAGAACTTCGTAAAGAGTTTGAACATAAACTTGAAGTGAAACGTAAGAAAATCATTAAAGGCGATGATCTTGCACCGGGCGTATTAAAAGTGGTTAAAGTTTACCTTGCAGTGAAACGTCAAATCCAACCAGGCGATAAAATGGCGGGTCGTCACGGTAACAAAGGTGTTATCTCAAAAATTAACCCAGTTGAAGATATGCCATACGATGAAAATGGTCAGCCAGTTGAAATCGTATTAAACCCACTGGGCGTACCGTCTCGTATGAACATCGGTCAGATCCTTGAAACTCACTTAGGTTTAGCAGCAAAAGGTATTGGTGATCAAATCAATGCAATGCTTAAACAAAAACAAGAAGTGGAAAAATTACGTAGCTATATCCAAAAAGCATACGATTTATTAGGTAATGGTTCACAAAAAGTGGATTTAAGCACCTTTACTGATGAAGAAGTATTGCGTTTAGCGGGAAATTTACGTAAGGGCTTACCAGTTGCAACGCCGGTGTTCGATGGTGCAGACGAAGCGGAAATCAAAGAGCTATTAAAACTTGGTGGATTACCAACTTCAGGTCAAATTACCCTTTACGATGGTCGTACTGGCGAGAAATTTGAACGTCCAGTAACCGTGGGTTATATGTACATGCTCAAATTGAACCACTTAGTTGATGATAAAATGCACGCTCGTTCAACAGGTTCTTATAGCCTTGTTACACAACAGCCATTGGGTGGTAAAGCGCAATTTGGTGGTCAGCGTTTCGGTGAGATGGAGGTATGGGCTCTTGAAGCATATGGTGCAGCCTACACCTTACAAGAAATGCTAACTGTGAAATCCGATGATGTGAATGGTCGTACGAAGATGTATAAAAATATCGTAAGTGGCAACCAACATATGGATCCAGGCACACCAGAATCTTTCAACGTAATTATGAAAGAAATCCGCTCACTTGGTTTAAATATCGAGTTAGATGAAGAGTAA
- the rplA gene encoding 50S ribosomal protein L1 encodes MAKLTKKMKAIKAGVDSTKAYEINEAIAVLKQFATAKFVESVDVAVNLGIDPRKSDQNVRGATVLPHGTGREVRVAVFTQGANADAAKEAGADLVGMEDLAEQIKKGEMNFDVVIASPDAMRVVGQLGQVLGPRGLMPNPKVGTVTPNVAEAVKNAKSGQIRYRNDKNGIIHTTIGKANFSEVQLKENLQALLAALNKAKPTTAKGIFIKKVSISTTMGAGVAVDQASL; translated from the coding sequence ATGGCTAAATTGACTAAAAAAATGAAAGCAATCAAAGCTGGCGTAGATTCTACTAAAGCATACGAAATTAACGAAGCGATTGCGGTATTAAAACAATTCGCAACGGCTAAATTCGTAGAAAGCGTTGATGTTGCAGTAAACTTAGGTATCGATCCTCGTAAATCTGACCAAAACGTGCGTGGTGCAACTGTGTTACCACACGGTACTGGTCGCGAAGTACGCGTAGCTGTGTTCACTCAAGGTGCTAACGCAGATGCAGCTAAAGAAGCTGGTGCTGATTTAGTCGGTATGGAAGATTTAGCAGAGCAAATCAAAAAAGGCGAAATGAACTTTGATGTTGTTATCGCTTCTCCTGATGCAATGCGTGTTGTTGGTCAATTAGGTCAAGTATTAGGCCCACGTGGTTTAATGCCAAACCCTAAAGTTGGTACTGTAACTCCAAACGTTGCTGAAGCAGTTAAAAATGCTAAATCTGGTCAGATCCGTTATCGTAATGATAAAAACGGTATCATCCACACCACTATCGGTAAAGCAAACTTCTCTGAAGTTCAATTAAAAGAAAACCTTCAAGCATTATTGGCTGCTTTAAACAAAGCAAAACCAACTACTGCAAAAGGTATCTTCATCAAGAAAGTAAGCATCTCTACCACTATGGGGGCAGGTGTTGCTGTTGATCAAGCTTCTTTATAA
- the rplK gene encoding 50S ribosomal protein L11, with product MAKKVQAYVKLQVAAGMANPSPPVGPALGQQGVNIMEFCKAFNARTESLEKGLPIPVVITVYADRSFTFVTKTPPAAVLLKKAAGIKSGSGKPNKDKVGKVTLDQVRQIAETKAADMTGATIETKMKSIAGTARSMGLVVEE from the coding sequence ATGGCAAAAAAAGTCCAAGCCTACGTTAAGTTGCAAGTTGCAGCTGGTATGGCAAACCCATCACCACCAGTTGGTCCTGCATTAGGTCAACAAGGTGTGAACATCATGGAATTCTGTAAAGCATTCAACGCTCGTACTGAGAGCTTAGAAAAAGGTTTACCAATTCCAGTTGTTATCACTGTATATGCAGACCGTTCATTCACTTTCGTCACTAAAACTCCACCAGCAGCAGTATTATTGAAAAAAGCTGCTGGTATCAAATCTGGTTCTGGTAAACCGAACAAAGATAAAGTGGGTAAAGTAACTTTAGATCAAGTTCGTCAAATTGCTGAAACTAAAGCAGCAGATATGACTGGCGCGACTATCGAAACTAAAATGAAATCAATCGCTGGTACTGCTCGTTCAATGGGCTTAGTGGTGGAGGAATAA
- the deoD gene encoding purine-nucleoside phosphorylase yields MTPHINAPEGAFADVVLMPGDPLRAKYIAETFLQDVVEVTNVRNMLGFTGTYKGRKISIMGHGMGIPSCSIYAKELITEYGVKKIIRVGSCGAVRMDVKVRDVIIGLGACTDSKVNRIRFKDNDFAAIADFDMAQAAVQAAKAKGKAVRVGNLFSADLFYTPDVEMFDVMEKYGILGVEMEAAGIYGVAAEYGVKALTICTVSDHIRTHEQTTAEERQLTFNDMIEIALDSVLIGDAQ; encoded by the coding sequence ATGACTCCACATATTAACGCGCCTGAAGGTGCATTTGCTGATGTTGTTTTAATGCCTGGCGATCCACTTCGTGCAAAATACATTGCAGAAACTTTTTTACAAGATGTAGTTGAAGTAACGAATGTTCGTAATATGCTTGGTTTTACTGGAACTTACAAAGGTCGTAAAATTTCTATTATGGGACACGGTATGGGGATTCCATCTTGCTCTATTTACGCGAAAGAATTAATCACTGAATATGGCGTGAAAAAAATCATCCGTGTAGGGTCTTGTGGTGCTGTTCGTATGGACGTAAAAGTGCGCGATGTGATTATCGGTTTAGGTGCATGTACTGATTCAAAAGTAAACCGTATTCGTTTCAAAGATAACGACTTTGCAGCTATTGCCGACTTCGATATGGCACAAGCCGCTGTTCAAGCTGCAAAAGCAAAAGGCAAAGCCGTTCGTGTTGGTAACTTATTCTCGGCGGATTTATTCTATACACCTGATGTAGAAATGTTCGATGTAATGGAAAAATACGGCATTCTAGGCGTGGAAATGGAAGCTGCTGGAATTTATGGTGTGGCTGCAGAATATGGTGTGAAAGCATTAACGATTTGTACCGTCTCTGACCACATTCGTACTCACGAACAAACCACGGCAGAAGAACGTCAATTAACATTCAATGATATGATTGAAATTGCGTTAGATTCAGTGTTAATTGGTGATGCGCAATAA
- a CDS encoding NupC/NupG family nucleoside CNT transporter has protein sequence MSVLSSILGMVVLIAIAVLLSNNRKAISIRTVMGALAIQVGFAALILYVPAGKQALGAAADMVSNVIAYGNDGINFVFGGLADPSKPSGFIFAVKVLPIIVFFSGLISVLYYLGIMQVVIKVLGGALQKALGTSKAESMSAAANIFVGQTEAPLVVRPYIKNMTQSELFAIMVGGTASIAGSVMAGYAGMGVPLTYLIAASFMAAPAGLLFAKLMFPQTEQFTDKQPEDNDSEKPTNVLEAMAGGASAGMQLALNVGAMLIAFVGLIALINGILSGVGGWFGHGDLTLQSIFGLIFKPLAYLIGVTDGAEAGIAGQMIGMKLAVNEFVGYLEFAKYLQPDSAIVLTEKTKAIITFALCGFANFSSIAILIGGLGGMAPSRRSDVARLGIKAVIAGTLANLMSATIAGLFIGLGAAAL, from the coding sequence ATGAGTGTGTTAAGCAGCATTTTGGGAATGGTCGTATTAATCGCTATTGCCGTGTTACTGTCCAATAATCGTAAAGCGATTAGTATTCGAACCGTAATGGGGGCGTTAGCAATCCAAGTAGGATTTGCCGCCCTTATTTTATATGTGCCAGCAGGTAAACAGGCGTTGGGTGCCGCTGCGGATATGGTATCTAACGTTATTGCCTATGGTAACGACGGGATTAATTTCGTTTTCGGCGGATTAGCAGATCCAAGTAAACCATCAGGTTTCATTTTTGCAGTGAAAGTATTACCGATTATCGTGTTCTTCTCTGGCTTAATTTCTGTGCTTTACTATCTCGGCATTATGCAAGTCGTGATTAAAGTATTAGGTGGTGCATTGCAAAAAGCATTGGGTACGTCAAAAGCAGAATCAATGTCAGCGGCGGCGAATATTTTCGTTGGTCAAACTGAAGCACCACTAGTTGTTCGTCCTTACATTAAAAATATGACCCAATCTGAATTATTTGCCATTATGGTAGGTGGAACAGCCTCTATCGCGGGTTCAGTAATGGCGGGTTACGCAGGAATGGGCGTGCCATTGACATACTTAATCGCAGCATCATTTATGGCAGCACCAGCAGGTTTATTATTTGCGAAATTAATGTTCCCACAAACTGAACAATTTACAGATAAACAACCAGAAGACAATGATTCAGAAAAACCAACTAACGTACTTGAAGCAATGGCGGGTGGCGCGAGTGCTGGTATGCAACTTGCATTAAACGTAGGTGCAATGCTTATTGCATTCGTTGGTTTAATTGCATTAATTAATGGTATTTTAAGCGGCGTTGGCGGCTGGTTTGGCCATGGCGACTTAACGTTACAATCTATCTTTGGTTTAATTTTCAAACCATTAGCATACTTAATCGGTGTAACAGATGGTGCTGAAGCAGGTATCGCAGGACAAATGATCGGGATGAAATTAGCGGTTAATGAATTTGTGGGTTATCTTGAATTTGCAAAATACTTACAACCAGATTCTGCGATTGTATTAACTGAAAAAACCAAAGCGATTATTACTTTCGCACTTTGTGGTTTTGCTAACTTCAGCTCAATTGCAATCTTAATTGGTGGTTTAGGTGGTATGGCACCAAGCCGTCGTAGTGATGTTGCTCGTTTAGGTATCAAAGCCGTTATCGCTGGTACTCTCGCTAACTTAATGAGTGCAACTATTGCTGGTTTATTTATCGGCTTAGGTGCTGCAGCACTTTAA
- a CDS encoding 4Fe-4S cluster-binding domain-containing protein, protein MTALSEIFVPLHRIIPFSNVEGQGNRTSIFLQGCKLNCLYCHNPETIPRYTESAKLVSLQYLCDQVMEATPFIRGVTVSGGEPTIHHKKLVPLFKALRSQGLTCYLDSSGFFEFDRIRSLIDVTDKFLFDLKGEGVGLQTLCFDRKNQAGIVPQQVMPERLHIKNDKLERNLQNLATLLPLNKVEEVRLVFLKHFFDAEHLVSKVAQLLRNYPDVALKIIRMHSKGARDESGLSAYIPSVEETNALAAYARQCGINKVLTIL, encoded by the coding sequence ATGACCGCACTTTCTGAGATTTTTGTGCCGTTGCATCGGATTATTCCGTTTTCAAATGTAGAAGGGCAAGGCAATCGTACCAGTATTTTTTTACAAGGCTGTAAACTAAATTGCTTGTATTGCCATAATCCAGAAACCATTCCACGTTATACGGAAAGTGCAAAATTAGTCAGTTTGCAGTACTTATGTGATCAAGTGATGGAAGCTACGCCCTTTATTCGAGGTGTAACGGTTTCTGGTGGAGAACCCACTATTCATCACAAAAAACTTGTGCCACTCTTTAAGGCTTTACGTTCGCAAGGATTGACGTGTTATTTGGATAGTAGTGGCTTTTTTGAATTTGATCGTATTCGTTCGTTAATAGATGTTACTGACAAATTTTTATTCGATCTGAAAGGAGAGGGGGTTGGCTTGCAAACACTTTGTTTCGATCGGAAAAATCAAGCAGGAATCGTACCACAGCAAGTGATGCCAGAACGTTTACATATAAAAAACGACAAACTGGAGCGGAATTTGCAAAATTTAGCTACCTTATTGCCATTAAACAAAGTGGAAGAAGTGCGGTTGGTTTTTTTAAAGCATTTTTTTGATGCGGAACATTTAGTGAGCAAAGTTGCTCAACTACTACGAAATTATCCAGACGTGGCATTAAAAATTATCCGTATGCATAGTAAAGGTGCGCGTGATGAATCAGGGTTATCAGCATATATTCCAAGTGTGGAAGAAACTAATGCCCTAGCTGCTTATGCACGTCAATGTGGAATTAACAAGGTTTTGACTATTTTATAG
- a CDS encoding YjjI family glycine radical enzyme, with product MLASLQDILDTVKANNLTYHQKLMTLGNIAERLFDPRDLLGYTDEEWSFLQNQMICDLCEGYAIYRPRYILPDYNVYIQKGCEFLELPPPKDLDEALDGLLILYSHVPSITTYPVYVGRLDVLLEPFITDEEKDYIKIKRFLNHIDKTVPDSFCHANIGPYDTKAGRLILRAVIELEAPTPNMTIRYDKSKTSREFAELAAKACLLVSKPSFANDAYYISDLGEEYGVASCYNALPECGGAYTLTRLRLGTIARTCKSADEMVNELLPRVAKCALSTMDKRHKFVVEESNFFNSSFLEKEGFIKRTNFTGMFAIVGLADATNHLLQCEGLNETFGESVRGDDIATAIMDKLKEITDAHEGVYAERTGNRYLLHAQVGASNHEEDKRNAPAHRIRVGEEPTLLAHLKQSAPFHKYFPSGTGDLFAFDQTYVDHCDAVVDIIDGAFSLGYRYITTYLKNTDLIRVTGYLVKKSEVEKYRKGEVALRDTTWYGSGTDECANVFDRQLRDEKDVTAEK from the coding sequence ATGTTAGCTTCACTTCAAGATATTCTCGATACGGTTAAAGCCAATAATCTGACTTATCATCAAAAATTAATGACATTAGGCAATATTGCTGAGCGTTTATTTGATCCTCGCGATTTGCTTGGCTATACCGATGAAGAATGGAGCTTTTTACAGAATCAGATGATTTGTGATTTATGTGAAGGTTACGCGATTTATCGCCCTCGCTATATCCTGCCTGATTATAATGTATATATCCAAAAAGGCTGCGAATTTTTAGAGCTGCCGCCACCAAAAGATCTTGATGAGGCACTTGATGGATTATTGATTCTTTACTCCCACGTGCCATCCATTACAACTTATCCTGTTTATGTTGGTCGTCTTGATGTATTGCTCGAACCGTTCATTACTGATGAAGAAAAAGACTACATCAAAATTAAACGTTTCTTAAATCATATCGACAAAACTGTGCCTGATTCATTCTGTCATGCCAATATTGGACCTTATGATACGAAAGCGGGTCGCTTGATTTTACGCGCGGTGATTGAGCTTGAAGCGCCAACACCGAATATGACTATTCGTTATGATAAATCCAAAACGAGCCGTGAGTTTGCTGAACTTGCAGCAAAAGCCTGTTTATTAGTTTCTAAACCATCTTTTGCGAACGATGCTTACTATATTTCCGATCTTGGTGAAGAATATGGCGTAGCAAGTTGCTATAACGCACTGCCTGAATGTGGCGGTGCTTATACATTAACGCGTTTACGTCTAGGGACAATTGCTCGCACCTGTAAAAGTGCGGATGAAATGGTAAACGAATTATTACCACGTGTGGCAAAATGTGCTCTTTCGACGATGGATAAACGCCATAAGTTTGTAGTGGAAGAAAGTAATTTCTTTAACAGTTCATTCCTCGAAAAAGAAGGCTTTATCAAACGTACTAATTTTACGGGGATGTTCGCAATTGTAGGCTTGGCTGATGCCACAAATCACTTATTGCAATGTGAAGGCTTAAATGAAACCTTTGGTGAGAGCGTTCGTGGCGATGACATTGCCACAGCGATTATGGATAAATTGAAAGAAATTACTGATGCGCACGAAGGAGTTTATGCCGAACGCACTGGCAATCGTTATTTATTACATGCACAAGTGGGCGCAAGCAACCACGAAGAAGACAAACGCAACGCACCAGCGCATCGTATTCGTGTAGGCGAAGAACCGACTTTACTTGCGCATTTGAAACAGTCTGCACCGTTCCATAAATATTTCCCATCTGGTACAGGGGATTTATTCGCCTTTGATCAAACCTATGTAGATCACTGCGATGCGGTGGTAGATATTATTGATGGTGCATTTTCCTTAGGTTATCGCTACATTACCACCTATTTGAAAAATACAGATTTAATTCGTGTTACAGGTTATTTAGTGAAGAAAAGCGAAGTTGAAAAATATCGCAAAGGCGAAGTCGCATTACGCGATACAACTTGGTATGGCTCAGGTACGGATGAATGTGCCAACGTGTTTGATCGCCAATTACGCGATGAAAAAGATGTCACTGCTGAAAAATAA
- a CDS encoding YczE/YyaS/YitT family protein yields the protein MKKKARVIPHTSWAATSLWTVQYKTISILLFALSILGIGDGLIVLSGLGSTPWTVLSQGIAIQTNFDIGWSSFLISCAVMLVWKPLKLRLGLGTLLNIIIIALFLGITTKILTPPTALFSRMIFCLIGILLYGFGTALYLTCYLGAGPRDGLMVGICQRFHLSINVVRSSLEISVCLLGFLLGGVVGLGTVLFATSIGSVVQFFLNIIARLPHIPYEK from the coding sequence ATGAAGAAAAAAGCACGCGTTATCCCCCACACATCTTGGGCAGCCACATCATTATGGACAGTGCAATATAAAACCATTTCAATCTTACTTTTTGCTCTTTCTATTTTAGGTATTGGAGATGGGCTTATTGTATTATCAGGTTTAGGATCGACACCTTGGACTGTACTTTCACAAGGTATAGCAATACAGACAAATTTTGACATTGGCTGGTCATCTTTTTTAATTAGTTGCGCAGTAATGTTGGTATGGAAACCACTCAAATTACGCCTTGGGCTTGGGACATTATTAAATATTATCATTATTGCTCTATTTCTAGGGATCACAACAAAAATACTGACGCCGCCAACCGCACTTTTTTCACGAATGATCTTCTGTCTGATCGGTATATTACTCTATGGTTTTGGAACTGCGTTATATCTCACTTGTTACTTAGGTGCAGGCCCTCGAGACGGATTGATGGTTGGTATTTGCCAACGTTTTCATTTAAGCATCAACGTGGTACGCTCAAGCCTTGAAATCTCGGTTTGTTTACTTGGTTTTTTACTTGGTGGTGTCGTTGGATTGGGTACTGTCCTTTTCGCCACCAGCATAGGCAGCGTTGTTCAATTCTTCTTAAATATTATTGCTCGTTTGCCACATATTCCGTATGAAAAGTGA